The following is a genomic window from Candidatus Krumholzibacteriia bacterium.
GATCAAGGAATGGGAGGGGCTGCTGCAGTCGCACCCGGTGGACTACGTGGTGCTCCTCGGCGCGGCGCAGACCTCGGGCTGGGCGGGACAGTTCGATCGCGCCATCGTTTTCTACGAGCGCTTGCTCACCCATCACACCCACAGCATCGAAGGTCTGTTGGGTCTGGCGAGCGTGCTGGCCTGGAACGACGAGTTCGAGCGCTCCATGGACATCTACAAGCGCGTGCTCGCCATGGATGGGAAGAACCGGGAAGCCAAGATCGGCATCGCCCGAGTCTACGGCTGGCAGGGGAAACTGCAGGAGGCGCGCACGCAGTACGAGATGCTCCTCGGCGAGACGCCGAACGACCGCATCCTGCTGGTGGACTACGCCAAGGTGCTGGCCTGGAGCGAGGAATACGACGCGGCCATCCGCATCTACGAGCAGGTGCTGAAGGCGGACCCGGACAACACCGAGGCGCGACTCGGCCTGGCCCGCGTCGTGGCCTGGAATGGTGACCTCGACCGGGCCGAGCAGATCTACGATGCCGTCCTCGAAGAGCAGCCGCGCAACCGCGACGCGGTGATGGGCAAGATCCAGATCATCCACTGGGGCGGGCGCCCGCTCGGTGCCAACCGCAAGGGCACGCCCGAGGACGCGGCGCCGCCGAAGCCCACGGCGAAGAACGACACCCCAGTCAAGCGCTCTGGTTCGTAGCTGCTGCACGAACGCCGCGAGAAATGCGATTCCCCCGCGGGCTTCAAACAACGCAGGCGGAAGGTACGAATGGCTCGCTCGCAAGGGTTGGCGGCCGCCTGCGTAACTCGCCCGCGGAGGAATCGCATCTCTCGCGAGTGCAGAGCGCCATGCGGCGGGCCAGACGGGCGGCGTGGTGTCTCGCTGCGGTTCGATGGGCCGCGATCGGGCGGGGGCTCCGGCGGCCGCAACGGGCCGGCCGAGGCATGAACGGGCAACTTGCGGCCCCATGCGGCGCGCTCCGGGCCGTGATGGTGCGTGGTACGCCCATTGCAGCGTGTCTCTGGAATCCGCGCCCGATTCCGCGACCATCGTCCCGGAGTCGGAGCGGTCGGGAGGCTTAGCGGGCATGGCGCGCACGAAGTCGATTCTCCTCGTGGAGCAGGACAACGCCATCGTCAAGTTTGTCACCCTCATTCTGGAGAACGAGGGTTACCGCGTCTTCACGGCGCGGGATGGCGAGGAGGCGCTGCAGAAGGTGCGGCAAGCGCCACGGCCCGATCTGGTGCTGCTCGAGATCGTCCTGCCGCGCAAGAACGGCTACCAGGTGTGCCGGGCCCTCCGGGAGGACAAGGCGCTGCGCACCCTGCCGGTGGTCTTCCTCTCGGCGAAGAGCCAGCCCAGCGATCGCTTCTGGGCCAAGCGCGTCGGGGCCGACGGCTTCGTGGCCAAACCCTTCGATCCGGCGGATCTGGTGCGCGAGATCCGCTCGCGCCTGAAGAAGCCCCAGCTGGCGACTGCGTGAATCGCCGCGCCGGGAAGCGAGGCGAGACGCTTGCTCGACCGCATCGCCACCCTCCTGCTCCAG
Proteins encoded in this region:
- a CDS encoding tetratricopeptide repeat protein, with amino-acid sequence MTRLARQAGRRTRVLALVLCCGCAVATAAGRAAAQAEAARAAEAGTDRDRWLAEGDRLVEAGKYEEAREAYLHADQVRPNDPVVLAKRAALELRRGNPAEAVDLYGRTLALQPGYYDFRVGLARALAADGRFDGSIKEWEGLLQSHPVDYVVLLGAAQTSGWAGQFDRAIVFYERLLTHHTHSIEGLLGLASVLAWNDEFERSMDIYKRVLAMDGKNREAKIGIARVYGWQGKLQEARTQYEMLLGETPNDRILLVDYAKVLAWSEEYDAAIRIYEQVLKADPDNTEARLGLARVVAWNGDLDRAEQIYDAVLEEQPRNRDAVMGKIQIIHWGGRPLGANRKGTPEDAAPPKPTAKNDTPVKRSGS
- a CDS encoding response regulator; amino-acid sequence: MARTKSILLVEQDNAIVKFVTLILENEGYRVFTARDGEEALQKVRQAPRPDLVLLEIVLPRKNGYQVCRALREDKALRTLPVVFLSAKSQPSDRFWAKRVGADGFVAKPFDPADLVREIRSRLKKPQLATA